One genomic region from Takifugu flavidus isolate HTHZ2018 unplaced genomic scaffold, ASM371156v2 ctg261, whole genome shotgun sequence encodes:
- the LOC130519969 gene encoding amidophosphoribosyltransferase-like — protein MGINIPTKEELIANKPEFKDIAGYIAADSVKYLTIEGLVSAVQEGIATKQENKVIVSQKRVGHCTTCLTGKYPVELEW, from the exons ATGGGCATCAACATTCCAACCAAAGAGGAGCTCATTGCCAACAAGCCCGAGTTTAAGGACATTGCTGGATACATCG CTGCGGACAGTGTTAAGTATCTGACTATCGAGGGCCTGGTGTCAGCTGTCCAGGAGGGAATCGCCACAAAGCAAGAGAACAAGGTGATCGTGTCCCAGAAGAGAGTCGGTCACTGCACCACCTGTCTGACAGGGAAATACCCAGTGGAGCTGGAGTGGTAA